A genomic region of Ewingella sp. CoE-038-23 contains the following coding sequences:
- a CDS encoding LysR family transcriptional regulator: MDIKQLIYLCNLERERHFGRAAEASFVSQPTLSMRLKNLEKELDLNLINRGNNFEGFTAEGLRVLSWAREIVAVYEGLKLEVESLKQGLSGTLRIGVMPQCSISLARLIKAVNDTHPGLDYRVAEVSADQLIEALSSHAVDVGIGFFEFSTLNELRFQLAPIDDGGVDVVYHPDHFPQLQNATLLTAEQAAQLPLCLSEPSRYFRRYLDNHFRQAGLVLHPTLESTSIFQLMQGVFVGLGCALVPRGHLIDEMHPALKRCPLDIAPMSRHAALVVAEAGRATPLAQHFFNAAALWIAQQPNLQP, translated from the coding sequence ATGGACATCAAGCAACTCATTTACCTCTGCAATCTTGAACGCGAGCGGCACTTTGGCCGTGCGGCAGAGGCTAGTTTTGTCAGCCAGCCGACGCTTTCTATGCGATTGAAAAATCTTGAGAAAGAGCTAGATCTCAACTTGATCAATCGCGGTAATAATTTCGAAGGTTTTACGGCGGAAGGCCTGCGGGTACTGAGCTGGGCGCGTGAGATTGTTGCGGTCTATGAAGGGCTCAAGCTGGAAGTGGAGTCGCTAAAGCAGGGGCTGAGCGGTACCTTGCGCATTGGCGTGATGCCGCAGTGCAGCATCTCTCTAGCGCGATTGATAAAGGCGGTGAATGATACCCATCCGGGGCTGGATTATCGCGTGGCGGAAGTCAGCGCCGATCAGCTGATCGAAGCCCTGAGTAGTCACGCTGTGGACGTCGGTATCGGCTTTTTTGAGTTTTCCACCCTCAATGAACTGCGTTTCCAACTGGCGCCGATTGACGATGGGGGCGTCGACGTGGTCTATCACCCCGACCACTTCCCGCAGTTGCAGAATGCGACGTTATTGACCGCCGAGCAGGCCGCCCAGCTGCCTCTGTGCCTGTCGGAGCCGAGCCGCTATTTCCGCCGCTATCTGGATAATCACTTCCGTCAGGCCGGTCTGGTGCTGCACCCGACGCTTGAAAGCACCTCGATTTTCCAACTGATGCAGGGCGTTTTTGTCGGGCTGGGCTGCGCGCTGGTTCCCCGTGGTCATTTGATTGATGAGATGCATCCGGCGCTGAAACGCTGCCCGTTGGATATTGCGCCAATGAGTCGCCACGCCGCGCTGGTGGTAGCTGAAGCAGGGCGCGCCACGCCGCTGGCCCAGCACTTTTTCAACGCCGCCGCGCTATGGATAGCACAACAGCCTAACCTTCAACCCTGA
- the dacD gene encoding serine-type D-Ala-D-Ala carboxypeptidase DacD: protein MKRSVLSVLTGVLMLSAGAAKAVAPLDFPVAPPSIDAESFVLMDYGSGDVLAAGNPDERRNPASLTKLMTGYVIDRALDKHKITMDDVVTVPQEAWVAGNKSLAGSSLMFLKPGDRVTVRDLIRGIIVTSGNDACVAMADYVAGSQDAFVGMMNQYVTSMGLTNSHFETVHGLDAPGQYTTSYDLAKLSRAIIGGEPEEYHMYSEKSLTYDNITQQNRNGLLWDKNLQVDGLKTGHTESAGFNIIASATEGNRRLIAVVMGGKSSKGREEQARKLLTWGFREYTSKQIFKAGQTVSTEKVWFGDHQDVKVGSLDDVFISVPQSDADKLKAQYVLTNPQIDAPLKKGQELGSINIVDNGKTIKTIPLVALEDVAKGGMFSRLVDYVKLKI, encoded by the coding sequence GTGAAACGTAGCGTATTGAGTGTATTAACTGGCGTATTAATGTTATCAGCAGGCGCGGCGAAAGCCGTTGCGCCATTAGATTTCCCAGTGGCTCCGCCAAGTATTGACGCAGAATCCTTTGTATTGATGGATTACGGCAGTGGTGATGTGCTGGCGGCGGGCAACCCGGACGAGCGCCGTAACCCGGCCAGCCTGACCAAACTGATGACCGGTTATGTTATCGACCGCGCGCTGGATAAACACAAAATCACCATGGATGACGTGGTCACCGTGCCGCAAGAAGCCTGGGTGGCAGGTAACAAAAGTCTGGCCGGTTCTTCCCTGATGTTCCTCAAGCCGGGCGACCGCGTCACAGTGCGCGACCTGATCCGCGGCATTATCGTGACCTCCGGTAACGACGCCTGTGTGGCAATGGCCGACTACGTGGCCGGCAGCCAGGACGCGTTCGTAGGCATGATGAACCAGTACGTCACCTCTATGGGGCTGACCAACAGCCACTTTGAAACCGTTCACGGCCTTGACGCGCCGGGCCAGTACACCACCTCTTATGACTTAGCCAAGCTTTCTCGCGCCATTATTGGCGGCGAACCTGAGGAATATCATATGTATAGCGAAAAATCGCTGACCTATGACAACATCACTCAGCAGAACCGTAACGGCCTACTGTGGGACAAAAACCTGCAAGTTGATGGCCTGAAAACCGGCCACACCGAAAGCGCTGGCTTCAACATTATTGCTTCTGCGACCGAGGGCAACCGCCGCCTGATCGCCGTGGTGATGGGCGGTAAAAGCTCAAAAGGGCGCGAAGAGCAGGCGCGCAAGCTGCTGACCTGGGGCTTCCGCGAATACACCAGCAAGCAGATTTTCAAAGCGGGACAAACCGTTTCGACAGAGAAAGTTTGGTTCGGCGACCATCAGGACGTCAAGGTCGGCTCGCTGGATGACGTGTTCATCAGCGTGCCGCAGTCCGACGCCGACAAGCTGAAAGCCCAATACGTGCTGACCAATCCACAGATCGACGCGCCGCTGAAAAAAGGCCAAGAGCTGGGCAGCATCAACATTGTTGATAACGGCAAAACCATTAAAACCATTCCGCTGGTGGCACTGGAAGATGTCGCTAAAGGCGGGATGTTTAGCCGTTTAGTGGATTATGTGAAGTTAAAGATCTAG
- the nth gene encoding endonuclease III, whose product MNKEKRISILSRLRENNPHPTTELVYTTPFELLIAVLLSAQATDVSVNKATAKLYPIANTPAAILELGVDGVKEYIKTIGLFNSKAENVIKTCRLLLEKHGGEVPENREALEALPGVGRKTANVVLNTAFGWPTIAVDTHIYRVCNRTNFAPGKTVENVEDKLLKVVPAEFKLDCHHWFILHGRYTCIARKPRCGSCVIEDLCEFKEKVE is encoded by the coding sequence ATGAATAAAGAGAAGCGCATCAGTATTCTCAGCCGGCTGCGGGAGAATAACCCGCACCCGACCACCGAGCTGGTGTACACCACGCCATTCGAGCTGCTGATTGCGGTTCTGCTTTCGGCGCAGGCCACTGACGTGAGCGTCAATAAAGCCACCGCCAAGCTGTATCCGATTGCCAACACCCCTGCCGCAATTCTGGAGCTGGGCGTGGACGGCGTGAAGGAGTACATCAAAACCATCGGCCTGTTTAATTCCAAGGCTGAGAACGTGATCAAGACCTGCCGCCTGTTGCTGGAAAAGCACGGCGGCGAAGTCCCCGAAAACCGCGAAGCCTTAGAAGCCCTGCCCGGCGTCGGCCGTAAAACCGCCAACGTGGTGCTCAACACCGCCTTTGGCTGGCCGACCATCGCCGTCGACACCCATATTTACCGCGTCTGTAATCGCACCAATTTCGCCCCCGGCAAGACCGTGGAGAATGTCGAAGATAAGCTACTTAAAGTGGTCCCCGCCGAGTTCAAACTCGATTGCCACCATTGGTTTATCTTGCACGGGCGCTATACCTGTATCGCACGTAAACCACGGTGCGGGTCCTGTGTGATTGAGGACTTATGCGAGTTCAAAGAAAAGGTTGAATAA
- a CDS encoding electron transport complex subunit E, translating to MSEAKKIIVQGLWTNNSSLVQLLGLCPLLAVTSTATNALGLGLATTLVLTCTNAMISAFRRWVPNEIRIPIYVLIIASVVSTVQMLINAYAFGLYMALGIFIPLIVTNCIVVGRAEACAASSPVHLAALDGMMTGLGATAAMFVLGSIREILGSGVLFNGADLLLGSWAKVLRVEVIHLDNPFLLAMLPPGAFIGLGLLLAGKYLIDQRQKARQAAKAHASQQSTLPKGSAGNAS from the coding sequence ATGAGTGAAGCCAAGAAGATAATTGTTCAGGGTCTGTGGACCAATAACTCCTCGCTGGTACAGCTGCTGGGCCTCTGCCCGCTGCTGGCGGTGACCTCCACGGCGACTAACGCGCTGGGGTTGGGTCTGGCAACCACGCTGGTGCTGACCTGCACCAACGCCATGATCTCGGCCTTCCGCCGCTGGGTGCCGAATGAGATCCGTATTCCGATTTACGTGCTGATCATCGCCTCAGTGGTCAGTACCGTGCAGATGCTAATCAACGCCTACGCTTTCGGCCTGTATATGGCGCTGGGGATCTTCATCCCGCTGATCGTCACCAACTGTATTGTGGTGGGCCGCGCCGAAGCCTGCGCCGCCAGTAGCCCGGTGCATCTGGCCGCCCTCGACGGCATGATGACCGGCCTGGGTGCCACCGCCGCGATGTTCGTATTAGGCTCGATCCGTGAAATTCTCGGCAGCGGCGTACTGTTTAACGGCGCAGATTTGCTGCTCGGCAGCTGGGCCAAGGTGCTGCGCGTCGAAGTGATCCACCTCGATAACCCATTCCTGCTCGCCATGCTTCCGCCGGGCGCGTTTATTGGTTTGGGCCTGCTGTTAGCAGGTAAGTACCTGATTGACCAACGCCAAAAAGCGCGTCAGGCCGCCAAAGCACACGCATCCCAGCAGTCAACCTTGCCGAAAGGCAGCGCGGGTAACGCGTCATGA
- a CDS encoding exoribonuclease II, whose amino-acid sequence MFQDNPLLAQLKQQLHSQTPRLEGIVKGTEKGFGFLEVDGQKSYFIPPPYMKKVMHGDRVIASLQTEKDREVVQPETLVEPFLTRFVGRVTKKDDRLSIVPDHPLLRDAIQCRTARNINHEVNDGDWCVAEMRRHPLKEGDRGFQAELTEWITTGDDDLAPWWVTLARHNLEREAPKSEIAEILDQGLTREDLTALPFVTIDSSSTQDMDDALYVKDNGDGTLQLNIAIADPTAYVAEGTELDNIAKKRAFTNYLPGFNIPMLPRELSDDLCSLWPDVQRPVLACSVTLAADGALGSDIRFFAATIESKAKLAYDDVSDWIEQEEKSAWQPQSDVIADQIRLLKRVCDVRSAWRTANALVFKDRPDFRFILGEKGNVLEIVAEHRRIANRIVEESMIAANVCAAIALRDTLGFGVYNVHTGFDPLLVENAITVLQANDVEANAEELLTLPGFCALRRKLDAMPTQFLDSRIRRFQTFAEISTVPGPHFGLGLEAYATWTSPIRKYGDMVNHRLLKAMITKQAAEKPQDEMTVQLAERRRANRMAERDVGDWLYARYLEDKVGTDTKFSAEIIDVTRGGLRVRLQDIGAVAFIPAPFLHSVRDELVCSADTGTVLIKGEVAYRQSDIIDVQIAEVRMENRNVIAKPAV is encoded by the coding sequence ATGTTTCAAGATAACCCGCTGCTCGCGCAGCTAAAACAGCAACTTCACTCTCAGACTCCCCGCCTTGAAGGCATCGTTAAAGGAACTGAGAAAGGCTTTGGCTTTCTTGAAGTAGACGGTCAAAAAAGTTACTTCATTCCGCCTCCGTACATGAAAAAAGTCATGCACGGCGACCGCGTGATTGCCTCTTTACAGACCGAGAAGGACCGCGAAGTGGTTCAGCCTGAGACGCTGGTTGAACCTTTCCTCACGCGCTTTGTTGGCCGCGTAACCAAGAAAGATGACCGTCTGTCTATCGTGCCGGACCATCCTTTGCTGCGTGACGCCATCCAGTGCCGCACCGCGCGCAACATCAATCACGAAGTCAATGACGGCGACTGGTGTGTAGCAGAAATGCGTCGCCACCCGCTGAAAGAAGGCGATCGTGGTTTTCAGGCCGAATTAACCGAGTGGATCACCACCGGTGATGACGATCTGGCCCCTTGGTGGGTCACGCTAGCGCGCCATAATCTGGAACGCGAAGCCCCTAAATCTGAAATTGCAGAAATCCTCGATCAAGGTCTGACTCGCGAAGACCTGACCGCCCTGCCGTTTGTCACTATCGACAGTAGCAGCACGCAGGACATGGATGACGCGCTTTATGTTAAAGACAACGGCGACGGCACCCTGCAACTGAATATCGCGATTGCCGATCCCACGGCTTATGTGGCCGAAGGCACCGAGCTGGACAATATCGCCAAAAAACGCGCATTCACCAACTACCTGCCGGGCTTCAACATCCCGATGCTGCCGCGCGAACTGTCTGACGACCTGTGCTCGCTGTGGCCGGACGTTCAGCGCCCGGTGCTGGCATGTAGCGTCACCCTCGCCGCCGATGGCGCGCTGGGTAGCGACATTCGCTTCTTCGCGGCAACCATCGAGTCAAAAGCAAAACTGGCCTATGACGATGTCTCCGACTGGATTGAGCAGGAAGAGAAAAGCGCATGGCAGCCACAAAGTGATGTGATTGCTGACCAGATTCGCCTGCTGAAACGCGTCTGTGACGTGCGCAGCGCGTGGCGTACCGCGAATGCGCTGGTGTTCAAAGACCGCCCTGACTTCCGCTTCATTCTGGGCGAGAAAGGCAACGTGCTGGAAATCGTCGCCGAGCATCGCCGCATTGCGAACCGCATCGTAGAAGAATCGATGATCGCGGCGAACGTTTGTGCCGCCATCGCCCTGCGCGACACCCTTGGTTTCGGCGTTTATAACGTGCACACCGGCTTCGACCCGCTGCTGGTTGAGAACGCCATCACCGTGTTGCAAGCCAATGATGTTGAAGCTAATGCTGAAGAACTGCTGACCTTGCCGGGTTTCTGCGCACTGCGTCGTAAACTTGACGCGATGCCAACGCAGTTCCTCGACAGCCGCATTCGTCGTTTCCAGACTTTCGCCGAAATCAGCACCGTTCCTGGCCCGCACTTTGGTCTGGGTCTGGAAGCCTACGCCACCTGGACTTCGCCAATCCGTAAATACGGCGATATGGTCAACCACCGCCTGTTGAAGGCGATGATCACCAAGCAGGCCGCTGAGAAGCCACAGGACGAGATGACCGTGCAACTGGCAGAGCGCCGCCGCGCCAACCGCATGGCCGAGCGCGATGTGGGTGACTGGCTGTACGCCCGTTATCTGGAAGATAAAGTCGGTACTGACACTAAGTTCAGCGCCGAAATCATCGACGTCACTCGCGGTGGCCTGCGCGTTCGCCTGCAAGACATCGGCGCCGTCGCCTTCATCCCTGCTCCGTTCCTGCACAGCGTGCGCGACGAGTTGGTATGCAGCGCCGACACCGGCACCGTTCTGATTAAGGGCGAAGTCGCCTACCGTCAGAGCGATATCATCGACGTGCAAATCGCCGAAGTTCGCATGGAAAACCGCAACGTGATCGCCAAACCAGCCGTTTAG
- a CDS encoding FAD-dependent oxidoreductase, which translates to MSFNSEHSSASCCIVGGGPAGLMLGYLLARQGITVTVLEKHADFLRDFRGDTIHPSTLEIIWRLGFLDEFLQLPHQRAEKLYGEINGKETTLADFSHLPTQCKFIAFMPQWDFLNFISSKAAMLPNFTLLHNAEVKGLIEENGVVKGVNAVVNGESRRIDSTLVIGCDGRNSIVREQAGMEIRRFGAPRDVLWLKIHKLADDPQWSMGHRGPKKNFIMIDRGDYWQCGYSIAKDSLDALREKGLQPFVELIAEVSPFELSRLQHDITDWDQVKLLKIRIDRLKEWAKPGILCIGDAAHAMSPIGGVGVNLAIQDAVATANIISAPLLKGRLELKHLQRVQRRRAFPTWATQSLQIMISKAGQKKRSKPPGRMELWLRSRKFVPFLFGRLIGIGFYREIPKGL; encoded by the coding sequence ATGAGCTTTAATTCTGAACACTCTTCCGCTTCATGTTGCATCGTTGGCGGCGGCCCTGCGGGTTTGATGCTGGGTTATCTGCTTGCCCGCCAAGGTATTACCGTTACCGTATTGGAGAAACATGCCGATTTCCTGCGTGATTTCCGTGGCGACACCATTCATCCCTCGACGCTGGAAATCATCTGGCGATTAGGCTTTCTCGACGAGTTTTTGCAGCTACCTCATCAGCGCGCTGAGAAGCTTTATGGCGAAATCAACGGCAAGGAGACCACGCTGGCGGATTTCAGCCATTTGCCGACTCAGTGCAAATTCATCGCCTTTATGCCGCAGTGGGATTTCCTTAACTTCATCAGCAGCAAGGCCGCAATGCTGCCTAACTTCACTCTGCTGCATAACGCCGAGGTGAAAGGTCTGATTGAAGAGAATGGCGTGGTGAAAGGCGTGAACGCAGTGGTTAACGGCGAGTCGCGACGGATTGACTCTACGCTGGTGATTGGCTGTGACGGGCGTAACTCTATTGTGCGCGAGCAGGCCGGGATGGAAATCCGCCGTTTCGGCGCGCCTCGTGATGTGTTGTGGCTGAAAATCCACAAACTGGCGGATGACCCGCAGTGGTCGATGGGCCATCGCGGGCCGAAAAAGAATTTCATCATGATTGACCGTGGCGACTACTGGCAATGCGGCTACTCCATCGCCAAAGACAGCCTCGACGCGCTGCGCGAGAAGGGTTTACAGCCCTTTGTCGAGCTTATCGCCGAGGTGTCGCCTTTCGAGCTGAGCCGCCTGCAACACGACATCACAGACTGGGATCAGGTCAAGCTACTGAAAATCCGCATCGACCGCCTGAAAGAGTGGGCCAAGCCGGGCATCTTGTGCATTGGCGACGCCGCCCACGCCATGTCGCCGATTGGCGGCGTCGGGGTGAATTTGGCGATTCAGGACGCCGTGGCTACCGCCAATATCATCAGCGCCCCGCTGCTCAAAGGCAGGCTGGAGTTGAAGCACTTACAGCGCGTCCAGCGCCGTCGCGCCTTTCCTACTTGGGCAACCCAGTCTTTGCAAATCATGATCAGCAAAGCGGGCCAGAAGAAACGCAGCAAACCACCGGGCCGTATGGAGCTTTGGTTGCGCAGCCGTAAGTTTGTGCCCTTCCTGTTTGGCAGGCTGATTGGTATAGGTTTCTATCGGGAAATCCCCAAAGGGCTGTGA
- a CDS encoding FdhF/YdeP family oxidoreductase, which produces MKFKTEIKPYTGAAGGWGSLEATTRYVFDSKKVLSNLRNLMRVNKGRGFDCPGCAWGDDNHSTFSFCENGAKAVSWEATRKALEPEFFAQHSVSKLREQSDYFLEYQGRLTQPLRYNRTTDHYEPISWDDAFSLIASHLKGLESPDQADFYTSGRASNEASYLYQVFGRMFGTNNFPDCSNMCHEASGVGLKQSIGVGKGTIRLDDFEKADAIFVFGQNPGTNHPRMLHSLRHAADRGAKVVSFNTLRERGLERFADPQKPLEVVTTKSGRISSAYYQPNLGGDMAAVRGIVKALLEADRDRVSNGLSTIFDADFIAQNTAGVDEYLAVVDATSWEKIVEQSGLSEEEIREAASIYVQAERVICTWAMGITQHKHSVATVREITNLQLLFGQLGKPGAGLCPVRGHSNVQGNRTMGIDEKAPKALLDAMEAHFKFTPPRNPGHNTVEALEAMLKGDAKVLICLGGNLAAAAPDTLRTEKALSNLDLSVQISTKLNRSHLTPGREALILPTLGRTELDMQATGSQFITVEDSFSMVHASEGVGIPLSPEQRSETAIVCGIANAVLGDKYLDWMALADDYNLIRDHIEATIPSFTDFNARCDIKGGFYLGNAAAELKFNTPTGKANFSAASLPEQLIPQGNQDAPFTLQTLRSHDQYNTTIYGLDDRYRGVYGQREVLFIHPDDLAALGMKDGELVEIETLWTDGVERKVTGFKLVSYDIPRGNLAAYYPETNPLVPMSSFGDQTHTPTSKAIPVAIRRCEQKVDLQRIA; this is translated from the coding sequence ATGAAATTCAAAACTGAGATCAAACCTTATACCGGTGCTGCCGGTGGTTGGGGATCATTAGAAGCCACCACCCGTTACGTCTTCGACAGCAAAAAAGTCCTTTCTAACCTGCGCAACCTGATGCGCGTGAACAAGGGTCGCGGCTTCGACTGCCCGGGCTGTGCCTGGGGCGACGACAACCACAGCACCTTCAGCTTCTGTGAAAACGGCGCCAAAGCCGTCAGCTGGGAAGCCACACGTAAAGCCTTGGAGCCTGAGTTCTTTGCTCAGCACAGCGTGAGCAAACTGCGCGAACAGAGCGACTATTTCCTTGAGTACCAGGGCCGTTTGACTCAGCCGCTGCGCTACAACCGCACCACTGACCACTATGAGCCTATTAGCTGGGACGACGCCTTCTCGCTGATCGCCAGCCATTTAAAAGGTCTGGAAAGCCCGGATCAGGCTGATTTCTACACCTCCGGCCGCGCCAGCAACGAAGCTTCTTATCTGTATCAAGTGTTTGGCCGCATGTTCGGCACCAACAACTTCCCTGACTGCTCCAATATGTGCCACGAAGCCAGCGGCGTTGGGCTGAAGCAGAGTATCGGGGTGGGTAAAGGCACCATTCGTCTCGACGACTTCGAAAAGGCCGATGCCATTTTCGTCTTCGGTCAGAACCCCGGCACTAACCACCCGCGCATGCTGCACAGCCTGCGCCACGCCGCCGATCGCGGCGCGAAAGTAGTCAGTTTCAACACCCTGCGCGAGCGCGGTCTTGAGCGTTTTGCTGACCCACAAAAACCGCTGGAAGTGGTCACCACCAAATCAGGCCGTATTAGCTCCGCCTATTACCAGCCAAATCTTGGCGGCGACATGGCGGCGGTTCGCGGCATTGTTAAAGCCCTCTTGGAAGCCGATCGCGACCGCGTGTCCAACGGCCTGAGCACCATTTTCGACGCAGACTTTATCGCCCAGAACACCGCGGGCGTGGATGAGTATCTGGCGGTGGTGGATGCTACCTCTTGGGAGAAAATCGTCGAGCAGTCTGGCCTTTCCGAAGAAGAAATTCGCGAAGCGGCGTCTATCTACGTGCAGGCCGAGCGCGTGATTTGTACTTGGGCGATGGGTATCACTCAGCACAAACACTCCGTGGCTACCGTGCGTGAAATCACCAACCTGCAACTGCTGTTTGGCCAACTCGGCAAGCCGGGCGCGGGCCTGTGTCCGGTGCGCGGTCACAGTAACGTGCAGGGCAACCGCACCATGGGTATCGACGAAAAAGCGCCAAAAGCCCTGCTCGACGCCATGGAAGCCCACTTCAAATTCACCCCGCCACGCAACCCGGGCCACAACACGGTTGAAGCGTTGGAAGCCATGTTGAAGGGTGACGCCAAAGTGCTTATCTGCCTCGGCGGTAACTTAGCGGCGGCGGCACCGGACACCTTGCGTACCGAGAAGGCGCTGAGCAATCTCGACCTGTCAGTGCAAATCAGCACCAAGCTGAACCGCAGCCACTTAACCCCGGGCCGCGAAGCCTTGATCCTGCCTACCCTTGGTCGTACCGAGCTGGATATGCAGGCCACGGGTTCGCAGTTTATTACCGTTGAAGACTCCTTCAGCATGGTTCACGCCTCCGAAGGTGTGGGTATCCCGTTATCTCCAGAGCAGCGTTCCGAGACGGCGATTGTCTGCGGCATTGCTAACGCCGTGCTGGGCGACAAATACCTCGACTGGATGGCGCTGGCGGACGATTACAACCTGATCCGCGACCATATCGAAGCCACTATTCCAAGCTTTACCGATTTTAACGCCCGTTGCGACATTAAAGGCGGCTTCTACTTGGGTAACGCAGCGGCCGAGCTGAAATTCAACACGCCAACCGGTAAAGCCAACTTCAGCGCGGCAAGCTTGCCTGAACAGCTGATCCCGCAGGGCAATCAGGATGCGCCGTTTACGCTGCAAACCCTGCGCTCCCACGACCAGTACAACACCACCATTTACGGGCTTGATGACCGTTACCGTGGCGTTTACGGCCAGCGCGAAGTGCTGTTCATCCACCCTGACGACTTAGCGGCATTAGGTATGAAGGATGGCGAACTGGTGGAAATCGAAACCCTGTGGACCGACGGCGTCGAGCGCAAAGTGACCGGCTTCAAACTGGTGAGCTACGACATCCCGCGCGGCAATCTGGCGGCCTACTACCCGGAAACCAACCCGCTGGTGCCAATGTCCAGCTTTGGTGACCAAACTCACACCCCTACCTCTAAAGCGATCCCGGTGGCTATCCGCCGCTGCGAGCAGAAAGTCGATCTGCAACGCATCGCCTAA
- a CDS encoding DUF2501 domain-containing protein: MKALKTVLLAIAASGVLVAGGAQANNLLSSLQDAANQQLNGSNGATAGNGANSGASLMSLLNGGDSALTSKSATNVAGVLQYCVKNNVLSQASTENVKDKLLSKLGIESAAGAQSQDYQNGLGGLLQTGKGQNVDLNNLGNGLSQVKEKVKQKACDVVLKQAKSFI; encoded by the coding sequence ATGAAAGCATTAAAAACAGTGTTGTTAGCCATCGCGGCAAGTGGTGTGTTAGTTGCCGGCGGTGCGCAGGCAAATAATCTGTTGAGTTCATTGCAGGACGCAGCCAATCAGCAATTAAACGGCAGTAACGGTGCCACGGCGGGCAACGGGGCCAATTCAGGGGCTTCTTTGATGTCGCTGCTCAACGGCGGTGATAGCGCGCTGACCTCGAAAAGCGCCACCAACGTTGCGGGCGTTTTGCAGTATTGCGTGAAGAATAACGTGTTGTCGCAAGCCAGCACCGAAAATGTGAAAGACAAGCTGTTAAGCAAGCTGGGCATTGAAAGTGCCGCAGGCGCGCAGAGCCAGGATTACCAAAACGGCCTCGGCGGCTTACTGCAAACCGGCAAAGGGCAGAACGTTGACCTCAACAATCTGGGGAACGGCCTGTCGCAGGTGAAAGAGAAAGTGAAACAAAAAGCCTGTGATGTGGTGTTGAAGCAGGCGAAATCCTTTATTTGA
- a CDS encoding dihydrofolate reductase family protein: MANQMHTKVRVYMASSLDGYIAGPNHELEWLNKDHSRAGDLADDANFLQFDPFMEQVGCMLMGRNTYDVLEAMGQWVYGDVPVLVATSRAIARPASATIKTVSGDIHALIAQATTLANGKDVYIDGGNMIQQALSASLVDEMTLTYIPVLLAEGVRLFDNLAGQSALQFTGSASHGGMLQVSSRLVKE, from the coding sequence ATGGCTAATCAGATGCATACCAAAGTAAGAGTGTATATGGCCAGCTCACTCGATGGCTATATCGCAGGCCCGAATCACGAGCTTGAATGGCTGAATAAGGATCATTCCCGCGCCGGAGATTTAGCGGACGACGCCAACTTCCTGCAATTTGATCCATTTATGGAACAAGTGGGATGCATGCTGATGGGCCGCAACACTTATGATGTTCTGGAAGCCATGGGCCAATGGGTTTATGGCGATGTCCCAGTACTGGTCGCCACCTCGCGGGCTATTGCGCGCCCTGCTTCTGCGACCATCAAGACAGTGTCTGGCGACATTCACGCGTTGATTGCCCAAGCCACAACGCTGGCGAATGGCAAAGACGTTTATATTGATGGCGGGAATATGATTCAGCAGGCGCTATCTGCGTCACTGGTTGATGAAATGACCCTGACTTACATTCCTGTCCTGCTCGCAGAGGGTGTCAGGCTTTTCGATAATCTTGCCGGGCAGTCGGCGTTGCAATTCACCGGCAGTGCCAGCCACGGCGGCATGTTACAAGTCTCAAGTCGTTTGGTTAAAGAGTAG
- the rsxG gene encoding electron transport complex subunit RsxG, translating into MLQTMRRHGVTLAVFGALMTGMTAMVNLLTKPTIAHQALLQQKSLFDEVIPSSVYNNDMQNECYNVTDESLGTATPHRLYLARMDGKPVAAAIETTAPDGYSGAIQLLVAADFHGKVYGSRVLEHHETPGLGDKIEVRISDWIKSFANQVINGPDDPRWAVKKDGGMYDQFTGATITPRAVVRSVKRTALFIETVPSQLSNLTPCGARDE; encoded by the coding sequence ATGCTTCAAACCATGCGCCGCCACGGTGTCACGCTGGCGGTGTTTGGCGCGCTGATGACCGGCATGACCGCGATGGTTAACTTGCTTACTAAGCCAACCATTGCCCATCAGGCGCTGTTACAGCAAAAAAGCTTGTTTGACGAAGTGATCCCTTCCAGTGTCTATAACAATGACATGCAGAACGAATGTTACAACGTCACGGACGAATCACTGGGGACTGCCACACCGCACCGCCTCTATCTGGCGCGCATGGATGGCAAACCGGTGGCCGCTGCAATTGAAACTACCGCCCCTGATGGCTATTCCGGCGCGATCCAACTGTTGGTTGCCGCTGATTTTCATGGCAAAGTTTATGGCTCGAGGGTTCTTGAACACCATGAAACGCCCGGTCTCGGCGACAAAATCGAAGTTCGCATCTCTGACTGGATCAAAAGCTTTGCTAATCAGGTGATTAATGGCCCTGACGACCCGCGTTGGGCCGTCAAGAAAGATGGCGGCATGTACGACCAATTTACTGGCGCGACCATTACCCCGCGCGCCGTGGTGCGTTCAGTAAAACGCACGGCACTGTTTATCGAGACGGTACCGTCTCAGCTTTCAAACCTCACCCCTTGTGGAGCCCGTGATGAGTGA